From Cellulomonas chengniuliangii, the proteins below share one genomic window:
- a CDS encoding 1-acyl-sn-glycerol-3-phosphate acyltransferase, with protein sequence MRIQRALSRAFWSVSRWRLRKAQLPDDGVGILIGAPHTSNWDFILMLAIAWAHGLKVRYLGKKTLFIPPFGWLMRALGGIPVDRRNPQGLVDDLIGRVRAGELFYLVITPEGTRSKGEYWKSGFYRVAYETGLPVTLGFVDRTTMTAGLGETLRLTGDVAADMDRVRAFYADKAGFHPELRTEPRLRDETTAPTTD encoded by the coding sequence ATGAGGATCCAGCGCGCCCTGTCCCGCGCCTTCTGGTCAGTGAGCCGTTGGCGGCTGCGCAAGGCGCAACTCCCCGACGACGGTGTCGGCATCCTGATCGGAGCCCCGCACACCTCCAACTGGGACTTCATCCTGATGTTGGCGATCGCGTGGGCACACGGGCTGAAGGTCCGCTACCTGGGCAAGAAGACGCTCTTCATCCCGCCGTTCGGCTGGTTGATGCGGGCCCTGGGCGGCATCCCCGTGGACCGCCGCAACCCGCAAGGCCTGGTGGACGACCTCATCGGCCGGGTGCGCGCCGGGGAGCTCTTCTACCTCGTCATCACTCCTGAGGGGACGCGCAGCAAGGGCGAGTACTGGAAGTCCGGCTTCTACCGGGTCGCCTATGAGACCGGGCTGCCGGTCACCCTGGGCTTCGTCGACCGGACCACCATGACGGCGGGCCTGGGCGAGACGCTGCGGCTCACCGGCGACGTCGCCGCGGACATGGACCGGGTGCGCGCGTTCTACGCCGACAAGGCGGGCTTCCACCCGGAGCTGCGCACCGAGCCGCGGCTGCGGGACGAGACCACCGCGCCGACCACCGATTGA
- a CDS encoding metallophosphoesterase family protein — protein sequence MTPAPVRLLLLADTHVPARARDLPAEVWDAVDTADVVVHAGDWVDVSLLDALEQRARRLVACHGNNDGQPLRERLPLIGRIELDGVRLAVVHETGPAAGREQRADVAHPDVDCLVFGHSHIPWDSTTPGGMRLLNPGSPTDRRRQPHCTYMTAAIDLGGVRDVELHRILR from the coding sequence ATGACCCCTGCGCCCGTCCGGCTCCTGCTGCTCGCCGACACCCACGTGCCGGCCCGGGCGCGCGACCTTCCGGCCGAGGTCTGGGACGCGGTCGACACCGCCGACGTCGTGGTCCACGCGGGCGACTGGGTGGACGTGAGCCTGCTTGACGCGCTCGAGCAGCGTGCCCGCCGGCTTGTCGCGTGCCACGGGAACAACGACGGGCAGCCGCTGCGGGAGCGGCTGCCGCTGATCGGCCGCATCGAGCTCGACGGGGTGCGGCTCGCCGTGGTGCACGAGACGGGGCCCGCCGCCGGCCGGGAGCAGCGCGCGGACGTGGCGCATCCGGACGTGGACTGCCTGGTGTTCGGGCACAGCCACATCCCATGGGACTCGACCACGCCCGGCGGGATGCGCCTGCTCAACCCGGGCTCGCCAACCGACCGGCGGCGACAGCCGCACTGCACGTACATGACCGCGGCGATCGATCTCGGCGGGGTGCGCGACGTCGAGCTGCACCGGATCCTCCGCTGA
- a CDS encoding glycoside hydrolase family 43 protein, with the protein MSHQHPADAQALTPAAAPATYTNPVVWQDFADGDVVRVGDTYYYSASTMHYSPGAPILRSYDLLTWEHAGHSVPRLDFDDERYDLVGGSRYVKGIWASAFGYRPGEATFYWYGCVELDRTYVWTAPAVEGPWTRKARIEAGYYDAGLLVDDDDTMYVAYGNTTISVAQLDATGTREVRSQVVFRTPPEIGVLEGARFYRKDGLYYLWLTRPANGQYVLRSRSPWGPYEIREVLLDLPGPIEGGGVPHQGGLVDTPDGDWWYMAFTDAYPGGRMPTLAPITWVDGWPVLRTVDGRWATDYPRPATAPARAVEPLTGADTFTAPTLAPRWEWNHNPDLSAVTPGDGLTLRAVTVTDDLYAARNTLTHRLQGPTSTVTIELDVSGMRAGDRAGLVMLRQTSAWVGVVRADDGTDRVVMTDGLTMDEQWATTSTGTERASAPLTGGRVWLRVQADIRPGADRQATFSWSTDGETFAPLGPAMTLEAAWQFFMGYRAGIFHHATRALGGSVTVRGFELTTP; encoded by the coding sequence ATGAGCCACCAGCACCCCGCCGACGCGCAGGCCCTCACGCCGGCAGCGGCCCCCGCGACGTACACGAACCCCGTCGTCTGGCAGGACTTCGCCGACGGTGACGTCGTCCGGGTGGGCGACACGTACTACTACTCGGCCTCGACGATGCACTACTCGCCGGGTGCGCCGATCCTGCGCTCGTACGACCTCCTCACCTGGGAGCACGCGGGGCACTCCGTGCCGCGCCTCGACTTCGACGACGAGCGGTATGACCTCGTCGGAGGCAGCCGGTACGTCAAGGGGATCTGGGCGTCGGCGTTCGGCTACCGTCCCGGCGAGGCGACGTTCTACTGGTACGGCTGCGTCGAGCTCGACCGGACGTACGTGTGGACCGCACCGGCCGTCGAGGGCCCGTGGACGAGGAAGGCGCGCATCGAGGCCGGGTACTACGACGCCGGGCTGCTCGTCGACGACGACGACACGATGTACGTCGCGTACGGCAACACGACGATCAGCGTCGCGCAGCTCGACGCGACCGGCACCCGCGAGGTCCGGTCGCAGGTGGTGTTCCGCACGCCCCCGGAGATCGGTGTCCTCGAGGGCGCCCGGTTCTACCGCAAGGACGGCCTGTACTACCTGTGGCTCACGCGGCCCGCCAACGGGCAGTACGTGCTGCGCTCGCGGTCCCCGTGGGGGCCGTACGAGATCCGCGAGGTGCTGCTCGACCTGCCGGGGCCGATCGAGGGCGGGGGCGTGCCGCACCAGGGCGGGCTCGTCGACACCCCCGACGGCGACTGGTGGTACATGGCGTTCACCGACGCCTACCCCGGGGGGCGGATGCCGACGCTGGCCCCCATCACCTGGGTCGACGGCTGGCCGGTCCTGCGGACAGTCGACGGGCGCTGGGCGACGGACTACCCGCGCCCGGCGACCGCGCCGGCACGCGCCGTCGAGCCGCTCACGGGCGCCGACACGTTCACCGCGCCGACGCTCGCCCCGCGGTGGGAGTGGAACCACAACCCGGACCTCTCGGCGGTCACGCCCGGCGACGGGCTGACGCTGCGCGCGGTCACCGTGACCGACGACCTGTACGCCGCCCGGAACACCCTCACGCACCGGCTGCAGGGCCCGACGTCGACCGTGACGATCGAGCTGGACGTGTCCGGGATGCGCGCCGGTGACCGTGCGGGGCTCGTCATGCTCCGCCAGACGTCGGCCTGGGTCGGGGTCGTCCGGGCGGACGACGGCACGGACCGCGTCGTCATGACCGACGGCCTGACGATGGACGAGCAGTGGGCGACGACGAGCACCGGAACCGAGCGTGCGTCGGCGCCGCTGACCGGGGGCCGGGTGTGGCTGCGCGTGCAGGCCGACATCCGCCCCGGCGCCGACCGGCAGGCGACGTTCTCGTGGAGCACCGACGGCGAGACGTTCGCACCGCTCGGGCCCGCGATGACCCTCGAGGCGGCGTGGCAGTTCTTCATGGGCTACCGGGCCGGGATCTTCCACCACGCGACGCGTGCGCTCGGTGGGTCCGTGACGGTGCGCGGCTTCGAGCTCACGACGCCGTAG
- a CDS encoding TIGR03618 family F420-dependent PPOX class oxidoreductase — translation MPKPPLPQDVVDLLRRPNPAVMATVDLQGRPVTVATWYLLEDDGRVLLNLDAARARLTHLRANPDVSLTVLAENWYTHVSVQGRVVDISDDVDLADIDRLSTHYGGNPYPVRDRPRVSVRVEIDRWHGWGAVRQD, via the coding sequence ATGCCGAAGCCGCCCCTGCCGCAGGACGTCGTCGACCTCCTGCGCCGTCCCAACCCGGCGGTCATGGCGACCGTCGACCTCCAGGGCCGTCCGGTGACCGTTGCGACCTGGTACCTGCTCGAGGACGACGGGCGGGTCCTGCTCAACCTCGACGCCGCTCGCGCACGGCTCACCCACCTGCGCGCGAACCCGGACGTCTCGCTCACCGTGCTGGCGGAGAACTGGTACACGCACGTGAGCGTCCAGGGCCGCGTCGTGGACATCAGCGACGACGTCGACCTCGCCGACATCGACCGGCTGTCGACGCACTACGGCGGCAACCCGTACCCGGTGCGCGACCGCCCGCGGGTGAGCGTGCGCGTGGAGATCGACCGCTGGCACGGGTGGGGCGCCGTCCGGCAGGACTAG
- a CDS encoding helix-turn-helix domain-containing protein, whose product MSTILEHTVLPPPASSTLSDLAAALEAADSPSLVSPDGSQIALPDEVLAVLRDAVRAMAQGQAITLAPHDTVLTTQDAANFLGISRPTLVRLLTDGVIPYTQPNRHRRVRLSDLVDYQQRSRHERRQILAEMSREATADDNTGDGFEATR is encoded by the coding sequence ATGAGCACGATCCTTGAGCACACGGTGCTGCCTCCGCCTGCCAGCTCGACGCTGTCCGACCTCGCGGCAGCGTTGGAAGCGGCCGACTCGCCATCGCTCGTCAGCCCGGACGGATCGCAGATCGCGCTGCCCGATGAGGTCCTCGCGGTGTTGCGAGATGCCGTGCGCGCCATGGCACAAGGGCAGGCGATCACCCTGGCACCCCACGACACGGTCTTGACGACCCAGGATGCCGCCAACTTCCTCGGGATCTCGCGCCCCACACTGGTCAGACTCCTGACCGACGGGGTGATCCCGTACACCCAGCCCAACCGGCATCGACGAGTTCGACTCTCGGACCTAGTCGACTACCAGCAGCGCTCACGACACGAGCGCCGCCAGATCTTGGCCGAGATGTCCCGCGAGGCCACCGCGGACGACAACACAGGAGACGGCTTCGAGGCAACACGCTGA
- a CDS encoding PIN domain-containing protein, protein MTTLAVLDACVLVPHPLFDTLLRVADAGLFRPLWSDQILIEVERTLTLKRGLTPHKARRRIDQMRRAFPEALIEGYDDLIPAMTNHPKDRHVVAAAVFSGANLIVTANLKDFPAQSLRHYDLEARHPDDFLLDQLNLDVDAVIECLHQQRADYTDPAMEVTEFFAAFMPTVPRFAQAAHSLEASVAPEVIGTFFGSGLPGENL, encoded by the coding sequence ATGACGACTCTCGCCGTCCTCGACGCATGCGTGCTCGTCCCACATCCACTGTTCGACACGCTGCTGCGCGTTGCTGACGCAGGACTGTTCCGCCCTTTGTGGTCGGACCAGATCTTGATAGAGGTCGAGCGAACACTGACTCTCAAGCGAGGCCTGACTCCTCACAAGGCGCGTCGACGCATCGACCAGATGAGACGCGCGTTCCCTGAGGCGCTGATCGAGGGATACGACGACCTCATCCCGGCGATGACCAACCACCCCAAAGACCGTCATGTCGTGGCTGCGGCAGTGTTCTCGGGCGCGAACCTCATCGTGACCGCCAACCTGAAGGACTTCCCGGCTCAGTCCTTGAGGCACTACGACCTCGAGGCGCGCCATCCGGACGACTTCCTCCTCGATCAACTGAATCTCGACGTGGACGCTGTCATCGAGTGCCTACACCAGCAGCGCGCCGACTACACCGATCCAGCCATGGAGGTCACGGAGTTCTTCGCGGCTTTCATGCCGACGGTGCCGCGATTCGCGCAGGCCGCCCATTCCCTGGAGGCCAGCGTGGCGCCCGAAGTCATCGGCACCTTCTTCGGCAGCGGTCTTCCTGGCGAGAACCTCTGA